The genomic stretch GTTATtgaaacgaaataaaaaaaatcctaaaatctattcatatttttatagtttttttaaataattgcttttttcttattagGTAATAGCACGATGTAATTCAAATGttccataaaaaatatattatttattcttttagACTAATTTTATTGCCATTCTAtttgattcttttttatgccccTACATAAATATGCCAGTTGTTACAATAACTAATATAGCTATCAAGTTTCCATGACTATTAAGCGCAAAAGTTCTGAAATAAAATGCCGAATATGTACAATCGCTAAGTATAATATGCGTATAACACATTATAACAACTGTACAACGTCATTTTTAATAGATAAAATAACGTtgttttttggggggaatgGTCTACGAATATTACGTTATCATaatccacttttttttaaaaagtacaatATAATTCACAAAATGTTCTTATGTCAgtattaaacttttttttccggtTCAAGTTATGCAAAAATCATTTTACATCTTTGTTTAAAACAATAATTGAAAACACCTTCAACTAAAACGCTTCATTAAAGCACGTCGTATGTGATATTAAGACTTGTGTAATGTGTGGAACGATCATAAcgatgtaaaataaatatatacctATACGTAATTAACATATAGAAATACTTTAAACCTAAACCTATACCCAAACTCTTAAGCATACCTTATACACTTATTTATACGATATAAATTGCAACAGAATGatcatctttttcttttaattttaaaaataagagcatgaaagaaataatttcagcgttttacaattttttaattgttctataataataactgcacatttttaaaagtatttaagtatttatgaattattatatcGCAATAACGTAAATACactttgaaatttttttcataattaaaataataataggTTGTGGGCATCTCAATCAATTGCAGCTTATACCAACGAAAGATTTAGCGcaggaatatttttataacatatacATCTTAATTATCTGTATtcaaattttaacatttttttttcgatagCTGGTAATACGAAGGTTATCCATTAAAACGTATGAAATATACCTTTTTAACGCTCtgataattaaatattttgattcAAAATTATTGAAGTAATAATAGTATAAAgttatgcacattttttaggGTAAAGGAATATCAATCATTTGGATACATCATTCAATGTACACTCACCGAGTAGCGTTTTCAAATAACATCATAAGAGATGAATATACCATTTTACTTGTAATAACAAGTTctcaaattattttcaaaatacttTTCAGAATAGACTTACCTTATAATGACCATTTAGTGCGAAAAATGTACCTTTACTTATTcgttaaatattaatttgttaTACCACATTTAGCtgtatataacatatatattttcccgCTTATGCTGATAGCATATTTGAATAACTCTTCATTTGTCtacttaaaaatttgtacacATTTACTTATTCTCTTCACTATTCATTTAAGGCAtccttcttctctttttaattttaattataattccATTTGAATTGTAATTCGAATTAATGCTACAATACTCCTTCCAATTAAGTTTATAACATGAGCTTCATTATCGCTTGTCTTATCCCGCAGATTGATAAGCCAAACGTATTCTTTTGttatttggatttttttgcttatttgtcGACCCGCTTGATGTTGTCTGCCACATCCCTTCCTCACGAATATGATtttgaaacttttttttattgattaCCTTTTTGTGGAATCGGGATCCTAGGGGAGTAAACTAACGtataaagggaaaatataaaacgaataaatataatcacATTTTACTTCTAAATATggtactaaaaaataaaaggcataaaatgaacaacatAACCtcatattaatgtaaaaattccCTTAccttgtaaaaaatgaaaagcaagaaaaatattacaagTACAGCAAAGGAAGCTAAAACGACCATATAGAAAAGGTCACAAAATAATGTAGTACATCTGGATTTCAATGCAATTAGACTTATAGCATAATAATCAATGGCTGTGGGTTTTCTCACTTCTTCGAAAGCTTCCTTatctttttgtaatttattgcattcaaattttttgtataattcaTATGGATTATATTCATCGTCACAACTAAAATAATCGTTACAATTGTTCTTACATTCACCAGAAAGGAAATAACAAGTGCAGCAATTTCCTAtgtactttttatatattttattaatatgccTAGCATAATCACAGCATGTTTGCCTCTTTCCGTTAAAACAAACTTGGTTATCTCTAACACTATtgaaattcataaaataatcaCGCAGatatttcatttcttttaattcttccACTTTAACATTATGATTATAATCAATGTTGCATTGGTTTTTTCCTTGTAATGTATgattaattttgtatattacCTTAAAAAGCTTATATATATCGGGTATGTGAACAATGTAATTATTACTAAAAGTTTTATGGATTTGATCGTATACCCAATAGGTGAAATATAAGCAACGATCATTATCGTTTATAGAGCTCTCCATTTTAGATAAtccttttaaatttgtttctaTTCTAGCGCAAAGCGTGTAAAGTTTACAGTTTTCGGTTGACTGTATTTCATCTGAACAATATTCATTATATTCAGACAAATAACTATTACTATTAAACTTTTCATATGTCTTAAGCAAATTTAACTCACTTAAAAGTGCATCctgaaacataaaaatattaatgataCCAagacattattttttgattcaacatattatataatgttttttatgGACAGTAgaacattttcataaaatgttataaaaattattttaattaaaaaaaataatgtacttTTTCATATTCTCCTTCCGTTCTATGAGCTTCAGAATTCTGTTCAACTGCATTACATGGCGAAAATTTATCTAGgctttttacatttctctCACCCTCAGCGTTTTTGAACTCTGGTAATCGTGGTAAATTTATAGTTTTGCATCctttgaaattatatttactagttgtatatatatattcaaattcTTTCAGTGCTTCACAAAATTTAtcatcttttttattataacattcagatatatattttgaatattcTGTAACGCAGTTATTAGCATAATccaaacaatttttttgtttattactATCATTATcatctacattttttattttattataattatcatacaATTTATACATTGAATTCAtcttattataataattatcctgaatattatttattttattctttaacTTACTCAAAGCACCTTcaccattaaaaaaattttcaaagtgCTTGTATATCTTAGATCTATTCTCGGACAACTCTACATGACTTCTTAATTTATCGTTAAGCCAATAGTTAAAATATTCGATATAATAATCCTCTTTTTGTACACCCATagtatttccatttttagaacaaaatataaaatattttataaattgttcACAAGtgttttgaattttttcattccatatattttcctcatctttaacatttttgcagaGAGAAACAACTTCTGCACCATCACCTTGTTCAAtagcttccttttccttaGCTTCCTTTTCATGAGTTTGATACACACTTAAATCtcggaaaaagaaatactagagaaaaaaagaaaatttttaatatataaatacggaaacaaatttattcaaaatattatttatttgcacaATTATATCAATATAGAACTCCCCCAAAAAAACTAACAATATCGAAACAGTTAATTTATAGTTACCTTTTGCTCACCTGGATCTGCGGCTGCCATTACTTCTCTATTTTTATGTCTTAAATAAAATACCAATTCTTGTGATGTTATAAGTAGTtatattgaataaaaaagatatatattttttattaatacacTACGCATTCttcttaataaattataatctatatgtaaatataactTTATCATAATTAACCCTTATTTGGAGTTTAAGTTTTATTGTGTCGTTAATGCTCTATAAATCGAGCTCTAAagtgttttatatttttataatatttgacgatcttcatatattatcctttatattttccatttattcATGTAATATGACAATGTATATGCTTAAAATAATAAGTCGTGTCACATTAACATtctaaagaaaataatataacttTTATGTAAATACTTAATCGCTAATGCGCTACATTTGTAgagaatataattataaagataAATGATTCTTTTGAATAATGTACACTTTTATACTAATTTTTATGAGTGCGCACCTTTAATGATATAGTGCATGGTTATTTggagaaataaatattaaataaatgaacgaattatttcattaaataagtaatgcttcattttaaaaGGCGAACAAGTTCGATGACATAAAGAATTAAAGTTATATAAGCggattttttataattctagCGTTCTATTATTTCAAATTAGTCCAtgtaataaatgaaaaaatattcctctATTTCcgcgttttttccctttagtTTATGttaaatttcatttattccTTCACTAAATTTGTCATAATGtagaaataatattacttttaataaatattcttaaccccttttcaaaaaataaatataacaatgtttttcataataaaaatgaatttaaaaataaatcgtatttaatgaatttttaagaagaaagaaattgatgaaaaacatatttatagcATAAACAAAATACGATATCACGTTAGCATAGTGCATTTAGTATACGCACTATAtctataaataaaatttctcgaaattttttttgcatttctacAATATTAACGtattattcaaatttttaatcttttcaattcttcccatt from Plasmodium vivax scf_7177 genomic scaffold, whole genome shotgun sequence encodes the following:
- a CDS encoding hypothetical protein (encoded by transcript PVX_115990A) codes for the protein MAAADPGEQKYFFFRDLSVYQTHEKEAKEKEAIEQGDGAEVVSLCKNVKDEENIWNEKIQNTCEQFIKYFIFCSKNGNTMGVQKEDYYIEYFNYWLNDKLRSHVELSENRSKIYKHFENFFNGEGALSKLKNKINNIQDNYYNKMNSMYKLYDNYNKIKNVDDNDSNKQKNCLDYANNCVTEYSKYISECYNKKDDKFCEALKEFEYIYTTSKYNFKGCKTINLPRLPEFKNAEGERNVKSLDKFSPCNAVEQNSEAHRTEGEYEKVHYFF